The following are encoded together in the Magnetospirillum gryphiswaldense MSR-1 v2 genome:
- a CDS encoding AsmA family protein → MKKVLAIIGVIVVLVIGALVALPMLVPADKIKEEVVAQVKAATGRDLTIQGKVSVSAFPSLGVEVANIALANPAGFSTKDLVRLGALDVKLKLLPILSGRVEVDSFVLVDPVITLEVDRKGKANWVFDTPAAAPAAADKTKPAEKSAGGGASAGLGDLVLGDVRISNGKLTYIDGPAGTKEEVDGINLTVSLKSLDDPLALKGALNWRAKAIELGLNVAKPRALIDGKSSAADITISSEPVKFAFKGEANGGATAGAKGTIDLSVPSIRTLAQWATGKPLAMEGSGLGPFALTGQLAAAGSKLSLTQAKIAIDAIKASGDFNVDTGGARPALKGKLDVEALDLNPYLPADKPAASGGGTSAPAAGGGSKGKSDWSDAPIDAAGLKAADVDFALSVGSILVKKIKVGKSALKVVLNNGRLTADLTELALYQGAGKARFGLDGSQPGLGLDASFALKGLQAEPFLTDAADFTRLEGTGNFDIQVTGRGRTERQLVSSLNGKGAVAFLNGAIKGINLAEMVRNVTTAFAGGGGGTAQKTDFAELGGTFTIANGIVNNQDLALKSPLLRVEGKGTVELPPRTVHYRVEPKAVASLEGQGGKSDVGGIQVPVIIEGPWDNLSYRPDLEAMLKGQATKAIGDAIGGKAGGVGGLLGGSDGSSSGDKKSGPLPINPGGLFGR, encoded by the coding sequence ATGAAGAAAGTCCTCGCCATAATCGGCGTGATCGTGGTGCTGGTGATCGGCGCGCTGGTGGCGCTGCCCATGCTGGTCCCCGCCGACAAGATCAAGGAAGAAGTGGTGGCCCAGGTCAAGGCCGCCACCGGGCGCGACCTGACCATCCAGGGCAAGGTCTCGGTTTCCGCCTTCCCCAGCCTGGGCGTCGAGGTGGCCAACATCGCCCTGGCCAATCCGGCTGGTTTTTCCACCAAGGATCTGGTGCGCCTGGGCGCCCTGGACGTCAAACTGAAGCTGTTGCCCATCCTGTCGGGCCGGGTCGAGGTCGATTCCTTCGTCCTGGTCGATCCGGTGATCACCTTGGAAGTGGACCGCAAGGGCAAGGCCAATTGGGTGTTCGACACCCCCGCCGCCGCCCCTGCCGCTGCCGACAAGACCAAGCCGGCTGAAAAGTCCGCTGGCGGCGGTGCTTCCGCCGGCCTGGGCGATCTGGTGCTGGGCGACGTGCGCATCAGCAACGGCAAGCTGACCTATATCGACGGCCCCGCCGGCACCAAGGAAGAGGTGGACGGCATCAATCTGACCGTGTCGCTGAAAAGCCTGGATGACCCGCTGGCGCTCAAGGGTGCGCTCAACTGGCGGGCCAAGGCCATCGAGCTGGGCCTGAACGTGGCCAAGCCGCGCGCCCTGATCGACGGCAAGTCCAGCGCGGCGGACATCACCATCAGCTCCGAGCCGGTGAAGTTCGCCTTCAAGGGCGAGGCCAACGGCGGCGCGACCGCAGGGGCCAAGGGCACTATCGACCTGTCGGTACCGTCCATCCGCACTCTGGCGCAATGGGCCACCGGCAAGCCTTTGGCCATGGAAGGCAGCGGCCTGGGGCCGTTCGCGCTGACTGGTCAATTGGCCGCCGCCGGCAGCAAGCTGTCGCTGACCCAAGCCAAGATCGCCATCGATGCCATCAAGGCCAGCGGCGATTTCAACGTCGACACCGGCGGTGCCCGCCCGGCGCTGAAGGGCAAGCTGGACGTGGAAGCCCTGGACCTCAACCCCTATCTGCCCGCCGACAAGCCGGCAGCGAGCGGCGGCGGCACCTCTGCCCCGGCGGCGGGCGGCGGCTCCAAGGGTAAATCCGATTGGAGCGATGCCCCCATCGACGCCGCCGGCCTGAAGGCCGCCGATGTGGACTTCGCCCTCTCCGTCGGCTCGATCCTGGTCAAGAAGATCAAAGTCGGCAAAAGCGCCCTCAAGGTGGTGCTCAATAATGGCCGGCTCACCGCCGACCTGACCGAACTGGCGCTCTATCAGGGCGCCGGCAAGGCCCGCTTCGGCCTGGACGGCAGCCAGCCCGGCCTTGGCCTGGACGCGTCCTTCGCGCTCAAGGGCTTGCAGGCGGAACCGTTCCTGACCGATGCCGCCGACTTCACCCGCCTGGAAGGCACCGGCAATTTCGACATCCAGGTCACCGGTCGCGGTCGTACCGAACGGCAATTGGTGTCCAGCCTGAACGGCAAGGGCGCAGTCGCTTTCCTGAACGGCGCCATCAAGGGTATCAATCTGGCGGAAATGGTCCGCAACGTCACCACCGCCTTCGCCGGCGGCGGCGGCGGTACCGCGCAAAAGACCGATTTCGCCGAATTGGGCGGCACCTTCACCATCGCCAACGGCATCGTCAACAACCAGGATCTGGCGTTGAAGTCACCGTTGCTGCGGGTCGAGGGCAAGGGCACGGTGGAATTGCCGCCGCGCACCGTCCATTACCGTGTCGAGCCCAAGGCCGTCGCCTCGCTGGAAGGCCAAGGCGGCAAGTCCGATGTGGGCGGCATTCAAGTGCCGGTCATCATCGAAGGCCCATGGGACAACCTGTCTTATCGCCCCGACCTGGAAGCCATGCTGAAGGGTCAGGCCACCAAAGCCATCGGTGACGCCATCGGCGGCAAGGCCGGCGGTGTCGGCGGCTTGCTGGGCGGCTCTGACGGGTCGTCCTCGGGCGATAAGAAATCCGGTCCGCTGCCCATCAATCCGGGCGGCCTGTTCGGTCGTTGA
- a CDS encoding OmpA family protein — MKKFMTRAIAGAALLSLGACASHWDIDGVAALPNSGDAFTKALQTRYLERARFEKGESDWYDVDFFTNKARQSASGIAPAPQHPTDRGLAGRADVKASHDKLVAALAVTGATKDAPDACALAQTWHDHWLEQLEEGFQADDIAEAKNGYDKAIPLCVPKPVVAAPASPKIIKQFVVYFDLGKSAITAAAKKILVDVVKDEAALKPTSVYLAGHTDTVGNAKANEALSIKRTETVAKELAKMGVATKVLDMKSHGEAKLAVPTKDNVAEGKNRRVEIMFEK; from the coding sequence ATGAAGAAGTTTATGACCCGCGCCATCGCTGGCGCCGCCCTGCTGAGCCTGGGCGCCTGTGCCTCGCATTGGGATATCGACGGCGTCGCCGCCCTGCCCAATTCGGGTGATGCCTTCACCAAGGCTTTGCAGACCCGTTACCTGGAACGCGCCCGCTTCGAAAAGGGTGAATCCGACTGGTACGACGTCGATTTCTTCACCAACAAGGCCCGTCAGTCCGCCAGCGGCATCGCTCCGGCGCCGCAGCATCCGACCGATCGTGGTCTGGCCGGTCGCGCCGACGTGAAGGCCTCGCACGACAAGCTGGTCGCCGCCCTGGCCGTCACCGGCGCCACCAAGGACGCTCCTGACGCCTGCGCCCTGGCCCAGACCTGGCATGACCATTGGCTGGAACAGCTGGAAGAAGGCTTCCAGGCCGACGACATCGCCGAAGCCAAGAACGGCTACGACAAGGCCATCCCGCTGTGCGTGCCCAAGCCCGTCGTCGCCGCCCCGGCCTCGCCCAAGATCATCAAGCAGTTCGTAGTCTATTTCGACCTGGGCAAGTCGGCGATCACCGCCGCCGCCAAGAAGATCCTGGTTGACGTGGTCAAGGACGAAGCCGCGCTGAAGCCGACCAGCGTCTATCTGGCCGGTCACACCGACACCGTCGGCAATGCCAAGGCCAACGAAGCCCTGTCGATCAAGCGCACCGAAACCGTGGCCAAGGAACTGGCCAAGATGGGCGTCGCCACCAAGGTCTTGGACATGAAGTCCCATGGCGAAGCCAAGCTGGCCGTGCCGACCAAGGACAACGTCGCCGAAGGCAAGAATCGTCGCGTTGAAATCATGTTTGAAAAGTAA
- a CDS encoding bile acid:sodium symporter family protein: MITDILLLVALAVIMFAMGLSLRPADFALVFTRPKAMALGLLAQMVLLPLVAWIVVLVVPMPTDFAIGLLILAACPGGITSNLLTHLAGGATALAVSLTAITSVFGALSVPFVVNLALVHVGGQGGAVDLPVARMTLGVFVVATLPLILAMSLNHRWPEESARVEKLARHVATILFAFIVAGAFASQWRTMMTHAGDVLPPALAINVGAMALAWLVGRLGRLERREKLAVVLETGLQNGALGIFIAATLLGSPAMMVPSIVYALVMNVTALAVIVWARVFCGKEKGGVSPAFSRK; encoded by the coding sequence GTGATCACCGATATTCTGCTGCTGGTGGCCCTGGCGGTCATCATGTTCGCCATGGGCCTGAGCTTGCGTCCGGCCGATTTCGCCCTGGTGTTCACCCGGCCCAAGGCCATGGCCCTGGGCCTGTTGGCGCAAATGGTGCTGTTGCCGCTGGTCGCCTGGATCGTCGTGCTGGTGGTGCCCATGCCCACGGATTTCGCCATCGGCCTGCTGATCCTGGCCGCCTGTCCGGGCGGCATCACCTCGAACCTGCTGACCCATCTGGCCGGCGGTGCCACCGCCCTGGCGGTGTCGCTGACCGCCATCACCAGCGTATTCGGCGCCCTCAGCGTGCCCTTCGTCGTCAATCTGGCGCTGGTGCATGTGGGCGGGCAGGGGGGCGCGGTGGATTTGCCGGTGGCGCGCATGACCTTGGGTGTGTTCGTGGTCGCCACCTTGCCGCTGATCCTGGCCATGAGCCTCAATCATCGCTGGCCGGAAGAATCGGCGCGGGTGGAAAAGTTGGCCCGCCATGTGGCCACCATCTTGTTCGCCTTCATCGTCGCCGGTGCCTTCGCCAGCCAGTGGCGCACCATGATGACCCATGCTGGCGACGTGCTGCCGCCGGCCCTGGCCATCAATGTCGGGGCCATGGCGCTGGCTTGGTTGGTCGGGCGGCTGGGCCGGTTGGAACGGCGGGAAAAACTGGCGGTGGTGCTGGAAACCGGGTTGCAGAACGGCGCCTTGGGCATTTTCATCGCCGCCACCTTGCTGGGCTCGCCGGCCATGATGGTGCCCAGCATCGTCTACGCCCTGGTGATGAACGTCACCGCATTGGCGGTGATCGTCTGGGCCAGGGTATTTTGCGGCAAAGAAAAAGGCGGGGTTTCCCCCGCCTTCTCCCGAAAGTAA
- the menA gene encoding 1,4-dihydroxy-2-naphthoate octaprenyltransferase: MKAESGPAKGTLPHLEPAPPASRADQPPTGWRLWLAAMRPRTLTIAVAPVLAGAGWAWAEFHAIRPLPLLVALLAALLIQAGTNLWNDLGDYLRGGDQPMRQGPPRVTALGWASPQRVRFAALACFALAALAGLYLGWLGGWPIIALGAASLLAGWAYSGGPRPIAYTALGEIFVIAFFGLGAVAGTVWLMADALSVRTLLVGVAIGLPAAGVLMANNYRDMEHDRLVGRRTLAIRLGLDGSKLAYAAFVLLPFPLLLIPVMPLGAWGILLAAPWAVRLLLAFAATPRGPAFNALLAGTARYQLVLAALLAAGVVW, encoded by the coding sequence ATGAAAGCCGAATCCGGCCCAGCCAAAGGCACGTTGCCCCATCTGGAACCAGCCCCGCCCGCCAGCCGCGCCGACCAGCCGCCCACCGGCTGGCGCCTGTGGCTGGCCGCCATGCGTCCGCGCACCCTGACCATCGCCGTTGCTCCGGTGCTGGCCGGGGCCGGCTGGGCCTGGGCGGAATTTCACGCCATTCGTCCGCTGCCCTTGCTGGTGGCGCTGCTGGCGGCACTGCTGATCCAGGCCGGCACCAATCTGTGGAACGATCTGGGCGATTATCTGCGCGGCGGCGACCAGCCCATGCGCCAAGGCCCGCCACGGGTCACCGCCCTGGGTTGGGCCAGTCCCCAGCGGGTGCGCTTTGCCGCCCTGGCCTGTTTCGCCCTGGCCGCCCTGGCCGGGCTTTATCTGGGCTGGCTGGGCGGTTGGCCGATCATCGCCCTGGGGGCGGCGTCGCTGCTGGCCGGCTGGGCCTATTCCGGCGGGCCGCGCCCCATCGCCTATACCGCCTTGGGCGAAATCTTCGTCATCGCCTTTTTCGGTCTGGGGGCGGTGGCCGGTACGGTGTGGCTGATGGCCGATGCCCTGTCGGTGCGCACGCTGTTGGTGGGGGTGGCCATCGGCCTGCCCGCCGCCGGGGTGTTGATGGCCAACAATTACCGCGACATGGAACACGACCGGCTGGTCGGACGCCGCACCCTGGCCATCCGCCTGGGGCTTGACGGCAGCAAGCTGGCCTATGCCGCTTTCGTGCTGCTGCCGTTCCCGTTGCTGTTGATCCCCGTCATGCCCTTGGGCGCCTGGGGCATTTTGCTGGCGGCGCCGTGGGCGGTGCGGCTGCTGCTGGCCTTCGCCGCCACGCCGCGCGGGCCGGCCTTCAACGCCCTGCTGGCGGGGACGGCGCGTTATCAACTGGTCTTGGCCGCCCTATTGGCGGCGGGAGTTGTCTGGTGA
- a CDS encoding class I SAM-dependent methyltransferase — protein MTDPLSGSFGRESVTATERERRIRSLFQAVAGRYDLMNDIMSMGIHRLWKHSMAGAVAARSGQTIIDLAGGTGDIARLLAPSGARVVVCDPSTAMMAVGMGRCPASVEFVEGSAEAMPFADDSAHALTIAFGLRNTTSLHAALAEIHRVLKPGGRFWCLEFSRPWAIIRPGYDAWSRFAIPRLGAWVAGEPAAYDYLVESIRRFPAQGELAAAMRDAGFTEVEWRNYSGGIACLHQGTKA, from the coding sequence GTGACCGACCCGCTCTCGGGCAGTTTCGGCCGCGAAAGCGTCACCGCGACCGAGCGTGAGCGCCGCATCCGATCCCTGTTCCAGGCGGTGGCCGGGCGCTATGACCTGATGAACGACATCATGTCCATGGGCATCCATCGCCTGTGGAAACACTCCATGGCCGGTGCCGTTGCCGCCCGGTCCGGTCAGACCATCATCGACCTGGCCGGTGGCACCGGCGATATCGCCCGCCTGCTGGCGCCATCGGGGGCGCGGGTGGTGGTGTGCGACCCCAGCACCGCCATGATGGCGGTGGGCATGGGCCGTTGTCCCGCCTCGGTGGAATTCGTCGAAGGCAGCGCCGAGGCCATGCCCTTTGCCGACGACAGCGCCCATGCGCTGACCATCGCTTTCGGTCTCAGGAACACCACCAGCCTGCATGCCGCCCTGGCCGAAATCCACCGGGTGTTGAAACCGGGCGGGCGCTTTTGGTGCCTGGAATTCTCTCGTCCCTGGGCCATCATCCGTCCCGGCTACGATGCGTGGTCGCGCTTCGCCATTCCGCGCCTGGGGGCGTGGGTGGCGGGTGAGCCGGCGGCCTACGATTATCTGGTCGAATCCATCCGCCGTTTCCCCGCCCAGGGCGAATTGGCGGCGGCCATGCGCGATGCTGGGTTTACCGAGGTGGAGTGGCGCAACTACTCTGGCGGCATCGCCTGCTTGCACCAAGGGACCAAGGCATGA